In one Microbacterium invictum genomic region, the following are encoded:
- a CDS encoding Xaa-Pro peptidase family protein: protein MKSTGTTGPAAVDWEERVDMERLRDARLARLHAELDRSSLGAVLAFDFSNIRYMSGTHIGTWAMDKLIRFALLTRKTDPIVWDFGSAAKHHALYNPWLDVTTAEADANPHAPHEGAKRPRLESGARAGISTLRGAFPPDADLAGDVARKIKRELERFGLANEPLGVDVVEMPVLLALQREGIEVVDGQQVFMEARRVKTHDEIRLLTQAASMVDAAYEELYRFLRPGVRENEAVGLVAKTLYDLGSEYVEGVNAISGERCSPHPHVFSDRLIRPGDPAFFDILHSYNGYRTCYYRTFAVGSASPAQKDAYTRAREYMDRAIALVRPGATTADIVAVWPKAEEFGFPDEMAAFALQYGHGVGLSIWEKPIFSRLTSFDHPETLEEGMVFALETYWPAADGWGAARIEEEVVVTADGCEVITKFPAEELIVAGRRYYTIDGPLNLNRDAQSHLNTVWGRGEA from the coding sequence ATGAAGAGCACCGGTACGACGGGTCCTGCGGCGGTCGATTGGGAAGAGCGGGTCGACATGGAGCGGCTGCGCGATGCGCGGCTTGCCAGGCTTCACGCCGAGTTGGACCGGTCGAGTCTCGGGGCGGTGCTGGCGTTCGATTTCTCCAACATCCGGTACATGAGCGGCACCCACATCGGCACGTGGGCGATGGACAAGCTGATCCGGTTCGCGCTGCTGACCCGGAAGACCGATCCGATCGTGTGGGATTTCGGTTCGGCGGCCAAGCACCACGCGCTGTACAACCCGTGGCTGGATGTCACCACCGCCGAGGCCGACGCGAATCCCCATGCCCCGCACGAGGGCGCCAAGCGGCCTCGGCTGGAGAGCGGCGCGCGGGCGGGGATCTCGACGCTGCGGGGGGCGTTCCCGCCCGACGCGGACCTGGCCGGGGATGTGGCCCGAAAGATCAAGCGGGAGCTGGAGAGGTTCGGGCTCGCGAACGAGCCGCTCGGTGTCGACGTGGTCGAGATGCCCGTGCTCCTAGCGCTGCAGCGGGAGGGGATCGAGGTCGTCGACGGCCAGCAGGTGTTCATGGAGGCGCGCCGTGTCAAGACGCACGACGAGATCCGCCTGCTCACCCAGGCGGCATCGATGGTCGACGCCGCCTACGAGGAGCTGTACCGGTTCCTTCGCCCGGGCGTGCGCGAGAACGAGGCGGTGGGTCTTGTCGCGAAGACGCTGTACGACCTCGGGTCGGAGTACGTCGAAGGGGTCAATGCGATCTCCGGGGAACGCTGCTCCCCCCACCCGCACGTGTTCTCCGACCGGCTGATCCGGCCGGGGGACCCCGCGTTCTTCGACATCCTGCACAGCTACAACGGCTACCGCACCTGCTACTACCGCACCTTCGCCGTCGGGTCGGCGAGCCCCGCGCAGAAGGACGCCTACACCCGGGCCCGCGAGTACATGGACCGCGCCATCGCCCTCGTCAGGCCCGGCGCCACCACCGCCGACATCGTCGCGGTGTGGCCGAAGGCGGAGGAGTTCGGCTTCCCCGACGAGATGGCCGCGTTCGCCCTGCAGTACGGCCACGGTGTCGGCCTGTCGATCTGGGAGAAGCCGATCTTCTCCCGCCTGACCTCGTTCGACCACCCCGAGACCCTCGAAGAGGGCATGGTGTTCGCCCTCGAGACCTACTGGCCCGCCGCCGACGGCTGGGGCGCCGCCCGCATCGAGGAGGAAGTCGTCGTCACCGCCGACGGCTGCGAAGTCATCACCAAGTTCCCCGCCGAAGAGCTCATCGTCGCCGGCCGCCGCTACTACACCATCGACGGGCCCCTCAACCTCAACCGCGACGCCCAATCCCACCTCAACACCGTCTGGGGGCGCGGCGAAGCGTGA
- a CDS encoding glucose 1-dehydrogenase, which yields MSGRVAGRTIIVTGGASGIGAALARGFADEGANVVVADLNEDAAQALTADIAAAGGHAIAVKVDVTDRETVRSGIATAVERYGRLDAYFNNAGMNAPMKFLDVSESNFEAVMRVNALSVLIGTQEAARQFLAQGAGGKVVNTASIAGRQGFSSFAPYSAAKAAVISLTQAAARALAEHHVTVNAFAPGVVATPLWTKLDRELEEIGEGQNGFDSMASGILLGRPADPADIVPTGLFLASSDSDYITGQVIPIEGGMILV from the coding sequence ATGAGCGGACGTGTGGCGGGCCGGACGATCATCGTGACCGGCGGCGCCTCGGGCATCGGCGCCGCGCTGGCGCGCGGCTTCGCAGACGAGGGCGCGAACGTCGTCGTCGCCGACCTGAACGAAGACGCTGCCCAGGCCCTCACCGCAGACATCGCGGCGGCCGGCGGCCACGCGATCGCGGTGAAGGTGGATGTCACGGACCGGGAGACTGTGCGAAGCGGTATCGCGACGGCCGTCGAACGATACGGGCGTCTGGATGCGTACTTCAACAACGCAGGCATGAATGCGCCGATGAAGTTCCTCGATGTCAGTGAGTCGAACTTCGAAGCGGTGATGCGCGTCAACGCGCTGAGCGTCCTCATCGGCACGCAAGAGGCGGCCCGCCAGTTCCTCGCACAAGGGGCCGGCGGGAAAGTGGTGAATACGGCATCCATCGCGGGGCGCCAGGGGTTCTCGAGCTTCGCGCCGTACAGCGCGGCAAAGGCCGCCGTGATCTCGTTGACGCAGGCGGCAGCACGTGCGTTGGCAGAGCACCACGTCACCGTCAACGCCTTCGCGCCGGGCGTCGTCGCCACGCCGCTCTGGACGAAGCTGGACAGGGAGCTCGAGGAGATCGGCGAGGGACAGAACGGCTTCGATTCGATGGCGAGCGGCATCCTCCTGGGGCGACCGGCCGATCCTGCGGACATCGTCCCCACCGGTCTATTCCTTGCGAGCTCGGACTCCGACTACATCACCGGCCAGGTGATCCCCATTGAAGGCGGGATGATCCTCGTCTGA
- a CDS encoding VOC family protein, translating to MAFQVSGVHHVGVTVRDMRRSFEWYSRMFGFEPGPVHHGAGPELERGVQVTGAELSFSMIRVGDVNIEFLEYHRPEGKEWDRTNGDVGSTHICFVVDDMQAAYDDLSSRGAVFNGPPVTLTDGDLAGSQWAYLRDPDGIQLEIWQYPKA from the coding sequence ATGGCTTTTCAGGTGAGCGGCGTGCATCACGTCGGGGTCACGGTCCGTGACATGAGGCGGTCGTTTGAGTGGTATTCGAGGATGTTCGGATTCGAACCGGGCCCGGTCCACCACGGTGCCGGCCCTGAGCTCGAGCGCGGCGTGCAGGTGACGGGCGCCGAACTGTCGTTCTCGATGATCAGGGTGGGCGACGTCAACATCGAGTTCCTTGAGTACCACCGGCCGGAGGGGAAGGAGTGGGATCGCACGAACGGCGACGTCGGGTCGACCCACATCTGCTTCGTCGTCGACGACATGCAGGCCGCCTACGACGATCTGTCCTCCCGCGGAGCCGTCTTCAACGGCCCGCCGGTGACCCTCACCGACGGCGATCTCGCCGGCTCGCAGTGGGCGTATCTTCGGGACCCGGACGGCATTCAGCTGGAGATCTGGCAGTACCCGAAGGCGTGA
- a CDS encoding alpha/beta hydrolase: MTAWETRLATARGEFAARITEPARDSTAVSSGVVLALHGFPDDASTFDAVAAALAAEGYRVVAPYLRGYAPSPLGGDLGFASLRDDLLAQARAADGGGPVHLLAHDYGAQLSFAAMAAEPGAFRSAVLMSGAHPRAISRNTVRHPRQLWLSRYIVEFQVRGWAERRVSGKNYAYLDRLWDRWSPPGRVPSAHRGRVKATIAASMPAPIEMYRGGGFGEIGVPIRVPTLFLTGAADGCSLSAMADGREREFAAPYERRILPGVGHFPQLESPAVVSSAAIAWFADHR; this comes from the coding sequence ATGACAGCGTGGGAGACCCGACTCGCCACGGCGCGCGGTGAGTTCGCGGCACGCATCACCGAGCCGGCTCGGGACAGCACCGCGGTCTCATCCGGCGTCGTCCTCGCCCTGCACGGGTTCCCCGACGACGCGTCGACGTTCGATGCCGTCGCGGCCGCGCTCGCTGCGGAGGGATATCGGGTCGTCGCGCCCTACCTTCGCGGCTACGCGCCGTCGCCCCTCGGTGGCGACCTGGGTTTCGCCTCGCTCCGCGACGACCTCCTCGCGCAGGCGCGAGCCGCCGACGGCGGCGGGCCTGTGCATCTTCTCGCGCACGACTACGGCGCCCAGCTGTCCTTCGCGGCGATGGCGGCAGAGCCCGGGGCCTTCCGTTCCGCGGTGCTGATGTCGGGGGCGCACCCCCGTGCCATCTCGCGGAACACCGTCCGGCATCCGCGTCAGCTGTGGTTGAGCCGCTACATCGTGGAGTTCCAGGTCCGGGGGTGGGCGGAGCGCCGCGTGAGCGGGAAGAACTACGCCTACCTCGACCGGCTGTGGGATCGCTGGTCGCCGCCGGGGCGGGTGCCGAGCGCGCATCGAGGCCGTGTCAAAGCCACGATCGCCGCCAGCATGCCCGCGCCGATCGAGATGTACCGCGGCGGCGGGTTCGGGGAGATCGGCGTCCCCATCAGGGTGCCGACCCTCTTCCTGACGGGTGCCGCCGATGGATGCTCGCTATCGGCGATGGCCGACGGGCGGGAACGCGAGTTCGCGGCGCCCTATGAACGCCGTATCCTTCCGGGTGTCGGTCACTTCCCTCAGCTGGAGTCGCCGGCAGTGGTCTCCAGCGCCGCTATCGCCTGGTTCGCCGACCACCGCTGA
- a CDS encoding MFS transporter, translating into MSTTRASSTRAPSDARLRGLLISLCVGLALVVAGNSALAIALPDIATDLEADQSELTWIIDAYALTFAAFLLTAGLLADKIGRRTIIVVGLSVFGAASVASAFAPDPAWFIALRAISGAGAAAIFPVTLSALVDAYPPERRTFAIAVWSGVSSAGAVAGTIVAGVLLEWFWWGSVQLLFGGVALLLVIPSLILVAQNRNPRLSADPLAALWSVLALTGIVFAVIEGPKLGWDDPLVLAALAVGIVGVAAFIVHQLRAKEPSLDVRLFRSRGLSAGSLIVTAQFFASLGLFVLAPQYLQLVEEFTPLGAALSLLVIPLGVGAGIGGSVALARRFGQGTPGALGLVLMAGGFAGAAVTLGEGAGASIWMLAAALAVFGVGFGMGITPGTELIIEGLPAERRSIASAVNDITREVGGVLGIAVLSSVLLSSYRDEIAGVLDGVPEPAREVIESGAGAAIGASEAFGPAGEAIAKAARDAFAIGLGSASWVAAAVLAVTAVVCIALVPPRRAAAAPAAIDAAQRVAR; encoded by the coding sequence ATGTCCACCACCCGCGCGTCCTCGACCCGCGCCCCGTCCGATGCGCGACTGAGGGGGCTGCTGATCAGCCTGTGCGTGGGTCTTGCGCTCGTCGTCGCCGGCAACTCGGCCCTCGCCATCGCGCTGCCCGACATCGCGACCGACCTCGAGGCCGACCAGTCGGAGCTGACCTGGATCATCGACGCCTATGCCCTCACCTTCGCCGCGTTCCTTCTCACGGCGGGGCTCCTGGCTGACAAGATCGGGCGGCGGACCATCATCGTCGTGGGCCTGAGCGTCTTCGGCGCGGCATCCGTCGCTTCGGCGTTCGCCCCCGATCCCGCCTGGTTCATCGCCCTCCGGGCCATCTCGGGGGCGGGCGCGGCCGCGATCTTCCCGGTGACCCTCTCGGCGCTCGTCGACGCCTATCCGCCCGAGCGGCGCACCTTCGCCATCGCGGTGTGGTCGGGAGTGAGTTCGGCCGGGGCGGTCGCAGGCACCATCGTCGCCGGCGTCCTGCTGGAGTGGTTCTGGTGGGGGAGTGTGCAGCTCCTCTTCGGCGGGGTGGCGCTGCTCCTGGTCATCCCGTCGCTGATCCTCGTCGCCCAGAACCGCAACCCCCGGCTGTCGGCCGACCCGCTCGCGGCCCTCTGGTCGGTGCTCGCCCTCACCGGCATCGTCTTCGCCGTCATCGAGGGCCCGAAGCTCGGCTGGGACGACCCGCTCGTGCTCGCCGCGCTCGCCGTCGGCATCGTCGGGGTCGCGGCGTTCATCGTGCACCAGCTGCGGGCGAAGGAGCCGTCGCTGGACGTGCGTCTCTTCCGCAGCCGCGGCCTGTCGGCCGGGTCGCTCATCGTCACCGCGCAGTTCTTCGCCTCGCTCGGCCTGTTCGTCCTCGCGCCCCAGTACCTGCAGCTGGTGGAGGAGTTCACCCCGCTGGGGGCCGCCCTGTCGCTCCTGGTCATTCCGCTCGGAGTCGGGGCGGGGATCGGCGGCTCGGTGGCCCTGGCACGGCGCTTCGGTCAGGGCACCCCGGGGGCGCTCGGGCTCGTGCTCATGGCGGGCGGGTTCGCCGGGGCGGCGGTGACGCTCGGCGAGGGGGCGGGGGCTTCCATCTGGATGCTCGCCGCCGCGCTGGCGGTCTTCGGCGTCGGATTCGGGATGGGGATCACCCCGGGCACCGAGCTGATCATCGAGGGGCTCCCGGCCGAGCGCCGCTCCATCGCGAGCGCCGTCAACGACATCACCCGCGAGGTCGGCGGGGTGCTCGGCATCGCGGTGCTCTCGAGCGTCCTGCTCTCGAGCTACCGCGACGAGATCGCCGGCGTCCTGGACGGCGTGCCCGAGCCGGCGCGGGAGGTGATCGAGTCGGGGGCCGGCGCGGCGATCGGCGCGTCCGAGGCCTTCGGCCCCGCGGGGGAGGCGATCGCCAAGGCGGCGCGCGATGCGTTCGCGATCGGCCTCGGGTCGGCATCCTGGGTGGCGGCGGCGGTCCTCGCCGTCACCGCCGTCGTCTGCATCGCCCTCGTGCCGCCGCGGCGCGCCGCGGCCGCGCCGGCGGCCATCGACGCGGCGCAGCGGGTCGCGCGATGA
- a CDS encoding MarR family transcriptional regulator, with translation MSPERTPSEELERSRTEASEVSWALRDLNRATADLDRALADHMRLRPMDYDAIGHVMDAERDPLGTLELAARLRISPGSATELVDRLEKAGHVRRERSRTDRRRVQVSVTPHAIAQVLGDLGPLFRLLDDLAAGYPPAEQEVIAGFLRGAAERTRTFMATLDADTLPT, from the coding sequence ATGAGTCCCGAGCGCACACCCTCCGAAGAACTCGAACGCAGCCGCACCGAGGCATCCGAGGTCAGCTGGGCGCTCCGCGATCTGAATCGCGCCACCGCCGACCTCGATCGGGCCCTGGCGGATCACATGCGCCTCCGGCCCATGGACTACGACGCCATCGGCCACGTCATGGACGCCGAGCGCGACCCGCTCGGCACGCTCGAGCTCGCCGCACGACTGCGGATCAGCCCGGGGTCGGCGACCGAGCTCGTCGACCGGCTCGAGAAGGCCGGGCACGTCCGGCGGGAGCGCAGCCGGACCGATCGGCGCCGCGTGCAGGTGAGCGTCACTCCGCACGCGATCGCTCAGGTCCTCGGCGACCTCGGGCCGCTCTTCCGCCTGCTCGACGACCTCGCCGCAGGGTACCCGCCCGCCGAGCAGGAGGTCATCGCCGGATTCCTCCGCGGCGCCGCGGAGCGCACGCGCACGTTCATGGCGACCCTGGATGCTGATACCCTCCCTACGTGA
- a CDS encoding cystathionine beta-synthase encodes MRYASHVADLVGHTPLVRLNRVVADVKPTVLAKVEYFNPGGSVKDRIARRMIDAAEESGQLKPGGTIVEGTSGNTGVGLALVALQRGYRMIFVVPEKFSGEKTAVLRAYGAEIVTVPTNVPPDHPDSYYSVSDRLAAEIPGAFKPNQFANINGPLSHYETTGPEIWDDTEGRVTHFVAGIGTGGTITGTGKYLKDVSDGRVTVIGADPEGSIYSGGPVHGYLVEGVGEDFWPTTFDPSVVDRYERVDDRESFEMTRRLAREEGLLVGGSCGMAVVAALRTARELSEDDVVVVILPDSGRGYVSKIFDDEWMTRNLP; translated from the coding sequence GTGCGCTACGCCTCCCACGTCGCCGATCTCGTCGGCCACACCCCCCTCGTCCGCCTGAACCGCGTCGTCGCCGACGTGAAGCCCACCGTCCTGGCGAAGGTCGAGTACTTCAACCCCGGCGGCTCGGTGAAGGACCGCATCGCCCGCCGCATGATCGACGCCGCCGAAGAGAGCGGCCAGCTGAAGCCCGGCGGCACCATCGTCGAGGGCACGAGCGGAAACACCGGCGTGGGCCTGGCCTTGGTCGCCCTCCAGCGCGGCTACCGCATGATCTTCGTCGTGCCCGAGAAGTTCTCCGGCGAGAAGACGGCGGTCCTCCGCGCCTACGGCGCCGAGATCGTCACCGTTCCGACGAACGTGCCGCCGGATCATCCGGACTCCTACTACTCGGTCAGCGATCGCCTCGCCGCCGAGATCCCGGGCGCATTCAAGCCCAACCAGTTCGCCAACATCAACGGTCCGCTCTCGCACTACGAGACCACCGGCCCCGAGATCTGGGATGACACCGAGGGCCGCGTCACCCACTTCGTCGCGGGTATCGGCACGGGCGGCACGATCACCGGTACGGGGAAGTATCTGAAGGATGTCTCCGACGGCCGCGTCACGGTCATCGGCGCCGACCCCGAGGGGTCGATCTACTCCGGCGGTCCCGTGCACGGCTACCTCGTCGAGGGGGTCGGCGAGGACTTCTGGCCCACCACGTTCGACCCGAGCGTCGTCGACCGCTACGAGCGGGTCGACGACCGCGAGTCGTTCGAGATGACCCGCCGGCTGGCGCGCGAGGAGGGCCTCCTCGTCGGCGGATCGTGCGGCATGGCGGTCGTCGCGGCCCTGCGCACCGCCCGCGAGCTCAGTGAGGACGATGTCGTCGTCGTCATCCTCCCCGATTCGGGCCGCGGCTATGTCAGCAAGATCTTCGATGACGAGTGGATGACGAGGAACCTGCCGTGA